One genomic window of Nitrospirota bacterium includes the following:
- the fdhD gene encoding formate dehydrogenase accessory sulfurtransferase FdhD — translation MDIYVERSIFRVTGKDRELLCDPIAIEKKLVLRINGAEVLAMYCSPVMVKELVTGFIMTEGIIRGSWCVDKMAIKYNDDIEVDIDATGEVVLEGKAVTSGCIGGITTKKTFGEKLSTDNFKVDGDSVRRLFNEFQHRSASYNLTGCIHSAAISDGNEILVMTEDIGRHNAVDKAIGHCIINDIALDDKLMLLSGRLSSEIGSKCGKWSIPVVASRTAPTLLSVEIADSLGITMIGFIRGNRFNIYTHPQRIS, via the coding sequence ATGGATATTTATGTAGAGAGAAGTATTTTTCGTGTAACAGGAAAAGACAGGGAGTTATTGTGTGATCCGATAGCAATCGAGAAAAAACTGGTGCTTAGGATAAACGGTGCCGAGGTCCTGGCAATGTACTGCTCTCCTGTGATGGTAAAAGAACTGGTGACCGGGTTTATTATGACAGAAGGAATTATCCGCGGGAGTTGGTGTGTGGATAAGATGGCAATTAAGTACAACGATGACATTGAGGTTGATATTGATGCAACCGGTGAGGTTGTGCTTGAGGGAAAAGCAGTAACCTCCGGCTGCATTGGCGGCATAACGACAAAGAAGACATTTGGAGAGAAGTTAAGCACTGATAATTTTAAAGTAGATGGCGATAGTGTAAGGCGTCTCTTTAACGAATTTCAACACCGCTCAGCCTCTTATAATCTTACCGGATGTATTCATAGCGCCGCAATCTCAGACGGGAATGAGATATTGGTCATGACAGAAGACATCGGGCGGCATAATGCAGTTGATAAAGCCATTGGACACTGTATAATTAATGACATAGCACTTGATGACAAACTAATGCTGCTAAGCGGCAGACTCTCCTCTGAGATAGGCTCAAAGTGCGGCAAGTGGTCAATTCCTGTTGTAGCCAGCCGCACAGCCCCAACCCTTCTTTCAGTAGAAATAGCCGACAGTCTTGGAATTACGATGATAGGCTTTATAAGAGGAAACAGATTTAATATCTACACCCATCCGCAACGAATCAGCTAA
- a CDS encoding EAL domain-containing protein, giving the protein METVEQFFRQNMDYVLFIYGFAFIFMGISISVQTKTEGQFKLSGFIWILSSFAILHGINEWFEMMSSIHPSHTILKSASFVFLVSSLCFLFEFSRKTLRICENTTMRKFSQHLKWWLMPVILSIIFIIAYYSGEPLKTAKILARYFLALPGSVATAIGLKLYSTETDLIEKSKADKHFFLTVTFFVAYGFLAGFIVPKSSFFPSNIINTETFMSFVHMPVQVFRAIAALFIAFSMLGVIRLFNYETRTKLQEIIRQLRLQQSSINQKVNVQDVINSILNISLLPVSLQEQLNDILHLLMSVSWISLKSKGCIFTFEDNSETIKISAHFNFTEEQLNICSDLPFGKCLCGLAALKKEIVFSSGIDDKNHTIRYQGMLPHGHYCVPIMSNERLLGVINVYVDEGYERADEDENFLKSVASTIAGIILRKESEVKMTQNYMIQNVINTIMQLSIQTLSLEEYLDRILEMISTVPWLSTKTTGCIFLVEDNPDELVMTSQRGISWHMLKKCSRVTIGNCLCGKAALTGKVVFASSIDDRHEVRYDGMGEHGHYCVPIKSKDKVVGLINLYVDYGHKRTSLEENFLVSVANTLSGIIQRKRMEEKLEYMANYDALTGLPNRVLFFDRLRQEIKSATRYERKVGIFYIDIDNFKDVNDSMGHDVGDLLLKSVASRLEKCVREADTVCRMSGDEFTVILTNLKNETDVETITQKTLSCLTEPYEINKNIYYITASVGMSIYPTDASNAEELLKHADTAMYYSKKSLKNSCTMFTSEMDDSVNKRIAMEKELRLALQRGELVLHYQPQIDIESGRIIGAEALVRWNHPQMGLLYPDKFIQLAENTGLIMALGEQVLFNSCNQAVQWLNIGLPPIVIAVNVSTTQVSKHYDLAGAVFQILNTTRMVPANLELELTESFCMQNVDTTISMLRRFNARGVNVAIDDFGTGYSSLSYLKHLPFKKLKIDKSFIKEIASNPDDLTIVKTIIDMSHNLRLRVIAEGVETQEQLKILSGLGCDEVQGFLFSRAIPPEEFPELLEKEFFCSLN; this is encoded by the coding sequence ATGGAGACAGTAGAACAGTTTTTTAGACAAAACATGGACTACGTATTGTTTATCTATGGGTTTGCTTTCATTTTTATGGGCATTTCAATATCAGTACAGACAAAAACTGAGGGGCAATTTAAGCTATCCGGTTTTATCTGGATTTTATCCTCCTTTGCAATACTTCATGGAATAAATGAGTGGTTTGAAATGATGTCATCTATACATCCCTCTCATACAATTTTAAAGTCAGCAAGTTTTGTTTTTCTGGTTTCCTCGCTTTGTTTTCTGTTTGAGTTTAGCAGAAAGACGTTAAGAATCTGTGAAAATACGACTATGAGGAAATTTTCTCAACACTTGAAATGGTGGCTTATGCCGGTAATTTTATCAATAATATTCATTATTGCTTATTACTCAGGTGAGCCGCTTAAGACCGCTAAGATTCTTGCACGGTATTTCTTAGCGCTGCCTGGTTCTGTTGCCACCGCTATTGGTTTAAAGCTGTATTCTACGGAAACAGACCTGATAGAAAAGTCCAAAGCCGATAAGCACTTTTTTCTAACAGTTACATTTTTTGTAGCATACGGTTTTTTAGCGGGGTTTATTGTTCCCAAAAGCAGCTTCTTTCCCTCTAATATAATTAATACCGAGACTTTCATGTCCTTTGTCCACATGCCTGTTCAGGTGTTTAGGGCAATTGCGGCTTTGTTTATTGCTTTTTCCATGTTAGGGGTAATAAGGCTGTTTAACTATGAAACGAGGACAAAGTTACAAGAAATTATACGGCAATTACGTCTGCAGCAGTCCAGTATCAATCAAAAGGTTAATGTCCAGGATGTAATCAATTCGATTCTGAATATCTCATTGCTGCCGGTTTCATTACAGGAACAGTTAAACGATATTTTACATCTTTTAATGTCAGTGTCGTGGATTTCGCTAAAATCAAAGGGGTGTATTTTTACATTTGAGGATAATTCTGAAACAATTAAGATTTCGGCTCATTTTAATTTTACAGAGGAGCAGTTGAATATTTGTTCTGATTTACCCTTTGGCAAATGTCTGTGCGGATTAGCGGCATTAAAAAAGGAAATTGTTTTTTCATCAGGGATAGATGATAAAAACCATACAATCCGGTATCAGGGTATGTTGCCCCACGGACACTATTGTGTTCCGATAATGTCAAATGAGAGGCTGCTTGGGGTAATCAATGTCTATGTTGATGAGGGGTATGAACGAGCGGATGAGGACGAAAACTTCTTAAAAAGCGTTGCCAGTACGATAGCCGGTATAATTTTACGCAAAGAGTCAGAAGTGAAGATGACTCAAAATTATATGATCCAAAATGTAATAAACACCATCATGCAACTGTCCATACAGACACTTTCCTTAGAGGAATATCTGGACAGAATCCTTGAAATGATAAGCACGGTTCCATGGCTGTCAACAAAAACCACCGGATGTATTTTCCTTGTGGAGGATAACCCTGATGAGCTTGTGATGACAAGCCAAAGAGGTATCTCATGGCACATGCTAAAAAAGTGCAGCCGGGTAACGATTGGTAATTGTTTGTGTGGAAAAGCCGCACTTACCGGCAAAGTGGTGTTTGCATCCTCAATTGATGACCGCCATGAGGTCAGATATGATGGAATGGGCGAGCATGGGCATTACTGCGTTCCCATTAAATCAAAAGATAAGGTGGTTGGATTAATTAATCTGTACGTTGACTATGGACATAAACGCACCTCATTAGAGGAAAACTTCTTAGTATCGGTAGCCAATACCCTGTCAGGCATTATACAACGCAAACGTATGGAGGAAAAATTAGAGTATATGGCTAACTACGATGCTCTTACAGGGCTTCCCAACAGGGTGCTGTTTTTTGACAGGTTGCGGCAGGAGATAAAAAGCGCCACCCGGTACGAACGTAAAGTAGGTATTTTTTATATTGACATAGACAATTTTAAAGACGTTAATGACTCCATGGGACATGATGTAGGGGACTTGCTGTTGAAATCTGTTGCCTCACGGCTGGAAAAATGCGTGCGTGAGGCCGACACAGTATGCCGCATGAGCGGCGATGAGTTTACTGTAATTCTAACGAATTTGAAAAATGAAACAGATGTTGAAACTATTACACAAAAAACTCTTTCGTGTTTAACTGAACCGTATGAAATTAACAAAAACATTTACTATATCACTGCAAGTGTCGGCATGAGTATTTATCCCACAGATGCAAGCAACGCAGAGGAGCTGTTAAAACACGCTGACACGGCCATGTATTATTCAAAAAAATCGCTGAAAAACTCCTGCACCATGTTTACGTCTGAAATGGATGACTCTGTTAATAAGCGCATAGCAATGGAAAAGGAGCTGCGTTTAGCACTGCAACGTGGTGAATTGGTGTTGCATTACCAGCCGCAGATAGACATTGAGAGCGGGAGGATTATAGGGGCTGAGGCATTAGTGCGCTGGAATCATCCACAGATGGGTTTACTTTATCCCGATAAATTCATACAACTGGCTGAAAATACAGGATTAATAATGGCCCTTGGCGAACAGGTGCTGTTTAACAGTTGTAATCAAGCAGTACAGTGGCTAAATATAGGGCTTCCTCCCATTGTTATTGCTGTCAATGTGTCAACCACTCAGGTGTCAAAACACTATGATCTTGCCGGTGCGGTATTTCAGATATTGAACACAACAAGGATGGTTCCGGCTAATCTTGAGCTTGAACTTACAGAAAGTTTCTGTATGCAAAACGTGGATACTACAATTTCTATGCTGCGCAGATTCAATGCTCGCGGCGTTAATGTCGCCATTGATGACTTTGGCACAGGGTACTCATCGCTAAGTTATCTGAAACATCTTCCTTTTAAAAAACTCAAAATTGATAAGTCATTTATCAAAGAGATAGCAAGCAATCCGGATGATCTGACAATTGTTAAGACAATCATAGACATGTCGCATAATCTGAGATTACGGGTAATTGCCGAGGGAGTAGAGACACAGGAGCAGTTAAAAATACTGAGTGGCCTTGGCTGTGACGAGGTGCAGGGATTTCTCTTTAGCCGCGCCATACCGCCGGAGGAGTTTCCGGAATTGTTAGAGAAAGAGTTTTTCTGTAGTTTAAACTAA
- the bamD gene encoding outer membrane protein assembly factor BamD, whose product MLNVKTVILLTVLVLLALSCSKKDIKPTYTDPKDTYASALKLIDNKEYEEGRKLLTEITNRGSATDYAPEAQLKIAESYTREDETELAVTEYRKFIRLYPGNKYAPYAQYMIATLTFNQIEGADRGFRAAEDAIKEFNKLTEMFPRNPYREIIALRIQKCRNILAEHEFYVGSFYLKKEAFKAAVERFNVVLKKYPDFSNMPGLYYNLALANLGLKDIPLAKEYFQKVLETATDKKILKNARTKLNSLN is encoded by the coding sequence ATGCTGAATGTAAAGACAGTGATATTGCTGACAGTGTTGGTGCTGCTTGCATTGTCATGCTCAAAAAAGGATATCAAACCGACATATACAGACCCTAAGGATACTTATGCAAGCGCTCTGAAGCTGATAGATAACAAGGAATACGAGGAGGGACGCAAACTCCTGACAGAGATAACCAATCGAGGCAGTGCGACTGACTATGCTCCGGAGGCTCAGTTAAAGATAGCTGAATCATACACACGAGAAGATGAAACAGAACTTGCAGTTACTGAGTACAGAAAATTCATTCGTTTATACCCTGGCAACAAGTACGCCCCATACGCTCAGTACATGATTGCCACTTTGACGTTTAACCAGATTGAGGGGGCAGACAGAGGGTTTAGAGCGGCTGAGGACGCCATAAAAGAATTTAATAAACTTACGGAAATGTTCCCACGAAATCCGTATCGTGAGATAATCGCCCTCAGAATACAGAAGTGCAGAAATATTCTGGCTGAGCATGAGTTCTATGTTGGCTCATTTTATCTTAAGAAAGAAGCATTTAAGGCAGCAGTGGAACGTTTTAACGTAGTGCTTAAAAAGTACCCCGATTTTAGTAATATGCCCGGTCTCTATTACAATTTGGCATTAGCAAACCTGGGACTTAAAGATATCCCTTTGGCTAAGGAATATTTTCAAAAAGTGTTAGAGACTGCTACTGACAAGAAAATTCTAAAAAACGCAAGGACCAAACTCAACTCGCTGAATTGA
- a CDS encoding bifunctional precorrin-2 dehydrogenase/sirohydrochlorin ferrochelatase — MDFYPVFVSIKGKKCIVLGGGDVGQRKALSLLEAGAEVTVISPVLTPVLESLKAEGKIHHIARCYEDGDLMEAFIVIDATDDIGLSKTVSKSFGGLLNIAGGGGTFIVPSSFHCGGLTFAMSTEGVSPALAKTIKEELQDLYGGDFAAYLDFLKEFRLKVLTSVSDIAVRHELLRVAGGKDAVKKVRTGAIEELKEELSLHLKGILSHENHE; from the coding sequence GTGGATTTCTATCCTGTTTTCGTTTCTATAAAGGGTAAAAAGTGCATTGTTTTAGGTGGTGGTGATGTAGGACAGAGGAAGGCACTGTCGCTTTTAGAGGCGGGGGCCGAAGTTACGGTTATAAGCCCTGTTTTGACGCCTGTTTTAGAATCTCTGAAGGCGGAGGGCAAAATTCACCACATTGCAAGATGCTATGAAGACGGAGACCTTATGGAGGCTTTCATAGTGATAGATGCTACAGATGATATTGGCCTTAGTAAGACAGTTTCCAAATCCTTTGGCGGCCTTCTAAATATAGCCGGTGGCGGCGGTACTTTCATTGTGCCTTCCTCTTTCCACTGCGGAGGCTTAACATTTGCCATGTCAACAGAGGGCGTAAGTCCTGCCCTTGCTAAAACCATCAAAGAAGAACTACAAGACCTCTACGGCGGAGATTTTGCCGCTTATCTCGATTTTCTAAAGGAATTCCGCCTGAAAGTTCTTACATCTGTTTCTGATATTGCCGTAAGACATGAGCTTTTGCGTGTTGCCGGAGGTAAAGATGCAGTTAAAAAAGTCCGTACCGGAGCAATTGAGGAATTGAAAGAAGAGCTAAGCTTGCATTTGAAAGGCATTTTGTCACACGAAAACCATGAGTGA
- the moaC gene encoding cyclic pyranopterin monophosphate synthase MoaC — protein sequence MSDLTHFDENGAARMVDVTPKGVTDRFAQATATVNMRPETLNLIVNKELAKGDVLAVARLAGIMASKQTPHLIPLCHPLMITSVAVDFKINLTESQVQISADVKTSGQTGVEMEALTAVTIAALTVYDMCKAVDKSMAISDIMLIEKRGGKSGTFKRETESGAKG from the coding sequence ATGAGTGATTTAACCCATTTTGATGAAAACGGGGCAGCCCGCATGGTTGATGTAACCCCCAAAGGGGTTACAGATCGTTTTGCACAGGCAACGGCTACCGTCAATATGCGCCCTGAAACACTAAACCTTATTGTAAATAAGGAGTTAGCAAAGGGTGATGTGCTTGCTGTGGCAAGGCTTGCCGGTATAATGGCTTCAAAGCAAACTCCTCATCTCATACCTCTTTGCCATCCTCTTATGATAACATCAGTGGCTGTGGATTTTAAGATAAATCTTACAGAGTCACAGGTGCAAATCAGCGCAGACGTAAAAACCTCCGGTCAGACTGGGGTTGAGATGGAAGCACTGACTGCAGTTACCATAGCAGCCCTCACCGTATATGATATGTGCAAGGCTGTGGACAAAAGCATGGCTATATCAGATATAATGCTTATAGAAAAACGCGGCGGTAAGAGCGGAACTTTTAAGAGGGAGACAGAAAGTGGCGCTAAAGGTTAA
- a CDS encoding phosphoribosylanthranilate isomerase produces the protein MALKVKICGITNIEDALLACKFGADALGFVFYKKSPRYVTIAQAKKIIETLPPFVITVGVFVDEGLETIISTCKETGLDTVQLHGDESPHMCSDLKHRVRRIVKAFRVRDFTDLNTLKAYSAADAFLLDTYTEEVYGGSGTVFNWDIAQEAGEFGNVILAGGLTPENIEEAVRRVNPYAVDVSSGVEEKKGKKDLEKLRLFIERAKSVLF, from the coding sequence GTGGCGCTAAAGGTTAAAATATGCGGCATTACAAATATAGAAGACGCTCTTTTAGCGTGCAAATTCGGAGCTGATGCTCTTGGTTTTGTTTTTTATAAAAAAAGCCCGCGGTATGTAACAATTGCTCAGGCAAAGAAAATTATAGAAACCCTGCCACCCTTTGTAATAACCGTCGGGGTGTTTGTTGACGAGGGGCTGGAGACAATCATCAGTACGTGTAAGGAGACAGGCCTTGACACAGTACAGCTTCATGGCGATGAGTCACCGCATATGTGCAGTGATTTGAAGCATCGTGTGCGACGGATTGTGAAAGCTTTCAGAGTAAGGGATTTTACCGATCTTAATACACTTAAGGCTTACAGCGCAGCCGATGCTTTTTTATTGGATACTTACACAGAGGAGGTGTATGGCGGCAGCGGCACCGTCTTTAACTGGGACATAGCTCAGGAGGCCGGGGAGTTTGGTAATGTAATTCTTGCCGGAGGCCTTACCCCTGAAAATATAGAAGAGGCTGTCAGACGGGTTAATCCATACGCGGTTGATGTAAGTTCCGGTGTAGAGGAAAAAAAGGGCAAAAAAGACCTCGAAAAGTTGCGCTTATTTATAGAAAGAGCAAAATCAGTTTTATTTTAA